The window NNNNNNNNNNNNNNNNNNNNNNNNNNNNNNNNNNNNNNNNNNNNNNNNNNNNNNNNNNNNNNNNNNNNNNNNNNNNNNNNNNNNNNNNNNNNNNNNNNNNNNNNNNNNNNNNNNNNNNNNNNNNNNNNNNNNNNNNNNNNNNNNNNNNNNNNNNNNNNNNNNNNNNNNNNNNNNNNNNNNNNNNNNNNNNNNNNNNNNNNNNNNNNNNNNNNNNNNNNNNNNNNNNNNNNNNNNNNNNNNNNNNNNNNNNNNNNNNNNNNNNNNNNNNNNNNNNNNNNNNNNNNNNNNNNNNNNNNNNNNNNNNNNNNNNNNNNNNNNNNNNNNNNNNNNNNNNNNNNNNNNNNNNNNNNNNNNNNNNNNNNNNNNNNNNNNNNNNNNNNNNNNNNNNNNNNNNNNNNNNNNNNNNNNNNNNNNNNNNNNNNNNNNNNNNNNNNNNNNNNNNNNNNNNNNNNNNNNNNNNNNNNNNNNNNNNNNNNNNNNNNNNNNNNNNNNNNNNNNNNNNNNNNNNNNNNNNNNNNNNNNNNNNNNNNNNNNNNNNNNNNNNNNNNNNNNNNNNNNNNNNNNNNNNNNNNNNNNNNNNNNNNNNNNNNNNNNNNNNNNNNNNNNNNNNNNNNNNNNNNNNNNNNNNNNNNNNNNNNNNNNNNNNNNNNNNNNNNNNNNNNNNNNNNNNNNNNNNNNNNNNNNNNNNNNNNNNNNNNNNNNNNNNNNNNNNNNNNNNNNNNNNNNNNNNNNNNNNNNNNNNNNNNNNNNNNNNNNNNNNNNNNNNNNNNNNNNNNNNNNNNNNNNNNNNNNNNNNNNNNNNNNNNNNNNNNNNNNNNNNNNNNNNNNNNNNNNNNNNNNNNNNNNNNNNNNNNNNNNNNNNNNNNNNNNNNNNNNNNNNNNNNNNNNNNNNNNNNNNNNNNNNNNNNNNNNNNNNNNNNNNNNNNNNNNNNNNNNNNNNNNNNNNNNNNNNNNNNNNNNNNNNNNNNNNNNNNNNNNNNNNNNNNNNNNNNNNNNNNNNNNNNNNNNNNNNNNNNNNNNNNNNNNNNNNNNNNNNNNNNNNNNNNNNNNNNNNNNNNNNNNNNNNNNNNNNNNNNNNNNNNNNNNNNNNNNNNNNNNNNNNNNNNNNNNNNNNNNNNNNNNNNNNNNNNNNNNNNNNNNNNNNNNNNNNNNNNNNNNNNNNNNNNNNNNNNNNNNNNNNNNNNNNNNNNNNNNNNNNNNNNNNNNNNNNNNNNNNNNNNNNNNNNNNNNNNNNNNNNNNNNNNNNNNNNNNNNNNNNNNNNNNNNNNNNNNNNNNNNNNNNNNNNNNNNNNNNNNNNNNNNNNNNNNNNNNNNNNNNNNNNNNNNNNNNNNNNNNNNNNNNNNNNNNNNNNNNNNNNNNNNNNNNNNNNNNNNNNNNNNNNNNNNNNNNNNNNNNNNNNNNNNNNNNNNNNNNNNNNNNNNNNNNNNNNNNNNNNNNNNNNNNNNNNNNNNNNNNNNNNNNNNNNNNNNNNNNNNNNNNNNNNNNNNNNNNNNNNNNNNNNNNNNNNNNNNNNNNNNNNNNNNNNNNNNNNNNNNNNNNNNNNNNNNNNNNNNNNNNNNNNNNNNNNNNNNNNNNNNNNNNNNNNNNNNNNNNNNNNNNNNNNNNNNNNNNNNNNNNNNNNNNNNNNNNNNNNNNNNNNNNNNNNNNNNNNNNNNNNNNNNNNNNNNNNNNNNNNNNNNNNNNNNNNNNNNNNNNNNNNNNNNNNNNNNNNNNNNNNNNNNNNNNNNNNNNNNNNNNNNNNNNNNNNNNNNNNNNNNNNNNNNNNNNNNNNNNNNNNNNNNNNNNNNNNNNNNNNNNNNNNNNNNNNNNNNNNNNNNNNNNNNNNNNNNNNNNNNNNNNNNNNNNNNNNNNNNNNNNNNNNNNNNNNNNNNNNNNNNNNNNNNNNNNNNNNNNNNNNNNNNNNNNNNNNNNNNNNNNNNNNNNNNNNNNNNNNNNNNNNNNNNNNNNNNNNNNNNNNNNNNNNNNNNNNNNNNNNNNNNNNNNNNNNNNNNNNNNNNNNNNNNNNNNNNNNNNNNNNNNNNNNNNNNNNNNNNNNNNNNNNNNNNNNNNNNNNNNNNNNNNNNNNNNNNNNNNNNNNNNNNNNNNNNNNNNNNNNNNNNNNNNNNNNNNNNNNNNNNNNNNNNNNNNNNNNNNNNNNNNNNNNNNNNNNNNNNNNNNNNNNNNNNNNNNNNNNNNNNNNNNNNNNNNNNNNNNNNNNNNNNNNNNNNNNNNNNNNNNNNNNNNNNNNNNNNNNNNNNNNNNNNNNNNNNNNNNNNNNNNNNNNNNNNNNNNNNNNNNNNNNNNNNNNNNNNNNNNNNNNNNNNNNNNNNNNNNNNNNNNNNNNNNNNNNNNNNNNNNNNNNNNNNNNNNNNNNNNNNNNNNNNNNNNNNNNNNNNNNNNNNNNNNNNNNNNNNNNNNNNNNNNNNNNNNNNNNNNNNNNNNNNNNNNNNNNNNNNNNNNNNNNNNNNNNNNNNNNNNNNNNNNNNNNNNNNNNNNNNNNNNNNNNNNNNNNNNNNNNNNNNNNNNNNNNNNNNNNNNNNNNNNNNNNNNNNNNNNNNNNNNNNNNNNNNNNNNNNNNNNNNNNNNNNNNNNNNNNNNNNNNNNNNNNNNNNNNNNNNNNNNNNNNNNNNNNNNNNNNNNNNNNNNNNNNNNNNNNNNNNNNNNNNNNNNNNNNNNNNNNNNNNNNNNNNNNNNNNNNNNNNNNNNNNNNNNNNNNNNNNNNNNNNNNNNNNNNNNNNNNNNNNNNNNNNNNNNNNNNNNNNNNNNNNNNNNNNNNNNNNNNNNNNNNNNNNNNNNNNNNNNNNNNNNNNNNNNNNNNNNNNNNNNNNNNNNNNNNNNNNNNNNNNNNNNNNNNNNNNNNNNNNNNNNNNNNNNNNNNNNNNNNNNNNNNNNNNNNNNNNNNNNNNNNNNNNNNNNNNNNNNNNNNNNNNNNNNNNNNNNNNNNNNNNNNNNNNNNNNNNNNNNNNNNNNNNNNNNNNNNNNNNNNNNNNNNNNNNNNNNNNNNNNNNNNNNNNNNNNNNNNNNNNNNNNNNNNNNNNNNNNNNNNNNNNNNNNNNNNNNNNNNNNNNNNNNNNNNNNNNNNNNNNNNNNNNNNNNNNNNNNNNNNNNNNNNNNNNNNNNNNNNNNNNNNNNNNNNNNNNNNNNNNNNNNNNNNNNNNNNNNNNNNNNNNNNNNNNNNNNNNNNNNNNNNNNNNNNNNNNNNNNNNNNNNNNNNNNNNNNNNNNNNNNNNNNNNNNNNNNNNNNNNNNNNNNNNNNNNNNNNNNNNNNNNNNNNNNNNNNNNNNNNNNNNNNNNNNNNNNNNNNNNNNNNNNNNNNNNNNNNNNNNNNNNNNNNNNNNNNNNNNNNNNNNNNNNNNNNNNNNNNNNNNNNNNNNNNNNNNNNNNNNNNNNNNNNNNNNNNNNNNNNNNNNNNNNNNNNNNNNNNNNNNNNNNNNNNNNNNNNNNNNNNNNNNNNNNNNNNNNNNNNNNNNNNNNNNNNNNNNNNNNNNNNNNNNNNNNNNNNNNNNNNNNNNNNNNNNNNNNNNNNNNNNNNNNNNNNNNNNNNNNNNNNNNNNNNNNNNNNNNNNNNNNNNNNNNNNNNNNNNNNNNNNNNNNNNNNNNNNNNNNNNNNNNNNNNNNNNNNNNNNNNNNNNNNNNNNNNNNNNNNNNNNNNNNNNNNNNNNNNNNNNNNNNNNNNNNNNNNNNNNNNNNNNNNNNNNNNNNNNNNNNNNNNNNNNNNNNNNNNNNNNNNNNNNNNNNNNNNNNNNNNNNNNNNNNNNNNNNNNNNNNNNNNNNNNNNNNNNNNNNNNNNNNNNNNNNNNNNNNNNNNNNNNNNNNNNNNNNNNNNNNNNNNNNNNNNNNNNNNNNNNNNNNNNNNNNNNNNNNNNNNNNNNNNNNNNNNNNNNNNNNNNNNNNNNNNNNNNNNNNNNNNNNNNNNNNNNNNNNNNNNNNNNNNNNNNNNNNNNNNNNNNNNNNNNNNNNNNNNNNNNNNNNNNNNNNNNNNNNNNNNNNNNNNNNNNNNNNNNNNNNNNNNNNNNNNNNNNNNNNNNNNNNNNNNNNNNNNNNNNNNNNNNNNNNNNNNNNNNNNNNNNNNNNNNNNNNNNNNNNNNNNNNNNNNNNNNNNNNNNNNNNNNNNNNNNNNNNNNNNNNNNNNNNNNNNNNNNNNNNNNNNNNNNNNNNNNNNNNNNNNNNNNNNNNNNNNNNNNNNNNNNNNNNNNNNNNNNNNNNNNNNNNNNNNNNNNNNNNNNNNNNNNNNNNNNNNNNNNNNNNNNNNNNNNNNNNNNNNNNNNNNNNNNNNNNNNNNNNNNNNNNNNNNNNNNNNNNNNNNNNNNNNNNNNNNNNNNNNNNNNNNNNNNNNNNNNNNNNNNNNNNNNNNNNNNNNNNNNNNNNNNNNNNNNNNNNNNNNNNNNNNNNNNNNNNNNNNNNNNNNNNNNNNNNNNNNNNNNNNNNNNNNNNNNNNNNNNNNNNNNNNNNNNNNNNNNNNNNNNNNNNNNNNNNNNNNNNNNNNNNNNNNNNNNNNNNNNNNNNNNNNNNNNNNNNNNNNNNNNNNNNNNNNNNNNNNNNNNNNNNNNNNNNNNNNNNNNNNNNNNNNNNNNNNNNNNNNNNNNNNNNNNNNNNNNNNNNNNNNNNNNNNNNNNNNNNNNNNNNNNNNNNNNNNNNNNNNNNNNNNNNNNNNNNNNNNNNNNNNNNNNNNNNNNNNNNNNNNNNNNNNNNNNNNNNNNNNNNNNNNNNNNNNNNNNNNNNNNNNNNNNNNNNNNNNNNNNNNNNNNNNNNNNNNNNNNNNNNNNNNNNNNNNNNNNNNNNNNNNNNNNNNNNNNNNNNNNNNNNNNNNNNNNNNNNNNNNNNNNNNNNNNNNNNNNNNNNNNNNNNNNNNNNNNNNNNNNNNNNNNNNNNNNNNNNNNNNNNNNNNNNNNNNNNNNNNNNNNNNNNNNNNNNNNNNNNNNNNNNNNNNNNNNNNNNNNNNNNNNNNNNNNNNNNNNNNNNNNNNNNNNNNNNNNNNNNNNNNNNNNNNNNNNNNNNNNNNNNNNNNNNNNNNNNNNNNNNNNNNNNNNNNNNNNNNNNNNNNNNNNNNNNNNNNNNNNNNNNNNNNNNNNNNNNNNNNNNNNNNNNNNNNNNNNNNNNNNNNNNNNNNNNNNNNNNNNNNNNNNNNNNNNNNNNNNNNNNNNNNNNNNNNNNNNNNNNNNNNNNNNNNNNNNNNNNNNNNNNNNNNNNNNNNNNNNNNNNNNNNNNNNNNNNNNNNNNNNNNNNNNNNNNNNNNNNNNNNNNNNNNNNNNNNNNNNNNNNNNNNNNNNNNNNNNNNNNNNNNNNNNNNNNNNNNNNNNNNNNNNNNNNNNNNNNNNNNNNNNNNNNNNNNNNNNNNNNNNNNNNNNNNNNNNNNNNNNNNNNNNNNNNNNNNNNNNNNNNNNNNNNNNNNNNNNNNNNNNNNNNNNNNNNNNNNNNNNNNNNNNNNNNNNNNNNNNNNNNNNNNNNNNNNNNNNNNNNNNNNNNNNNNNNNNNNNNNNNNNNNNNNNNNNNNNNNNNNNNNNNNNNNNNNNNNNNNNNNNNNNNNNNNNNNNNNNNNNNNNNNNNNNNNNNNNNNNNNNNNNNNNNNNNNNNNNNNNNNNNNNNNNNNNNNNNNNNNNNNNNNNNNNNNNNNNNNNNNNNNNNNNNNNNNNNNNNNNNNNNNNNNNNNNNNNNNNNNNNNNNNNNNNNNNNNNNNNNNNNNNNNNNNNNNNNNNNNNNNNNNNNNNNNNNNNNNNNNNNNNNNNNNNNNNNNNNNNNNNNNNNNNNNNNNNNNNNNNNNNNNNNNNNNNNNNNNNNNNNNNNNNNNNNNNNNNNNNNNNNNNNNNNNNNNNNNNNNNNNNNNNNNNNNNNNNNNNNNNNNNNNNNNNNNNNNNNNNNNNNNNNNNNNNNNNNNNNNNNNNNNNNNNNNNNNNNNNNNNNNNNNNNNNNNNNNNNNNNNNNNNNNNNNNNNNNNNNNNNNNNNNNNNNNNNNNNNNNNNNNNNNNNNNNNNNNNNNNNNNNNNNNNNNNNNNNNNNNNNNNNNNNNNNNNNNNNNNNNNNNNNNNNNNNNNNNNNNNNNNNNNNNNNNNNNNNNNNNNNNNNNNNNNNNNNNNNNNNNNNNNNNNNNNNNNNNNNNNNNNNNNNNNNNNNNNNNNNNNNNNNNNNNNNNNNNNNNNNNNNNNNNNNNNNNNNNNNNNNNNNNNNNNNNNNNNNNNNNNNNNNNNNNNNNNNNNNNNNNNNNNNNNNNNNNNNNNNNNNNNNNNNNNNNNNNNNNNNNNNNNNNNNNNNNNNNNNNNNNNNNNNNNNNNNNNNNNNNNNNNNNNNNNNNNNNNNNNNNNNNNNNNNNNNNNNNNNNNNNNNNNNNNNNNNNNNNNNNNNNNNNNNNNNNNNNNNNNNNNNNNNNNNNNNNNNNNNNNNNNNNNNNNNNNNNNNNNNNNNNNNNNNNNNNNNNNNNNNNNNNNGCTGCCCCACGCAATGGGGTGAGAACCCAGTGCCCTGTCTATGAGTCACGGCGTTTGGCAGCCCCCTGTACGCCGGCTGAGTCAGGGCTGCCTTCCTGGAAACGGCCGCAAGCGCCTCGCTCCCCTCCCCGGGAGAAGGAGCGTCCTGGCACGGCCGCGAGGCGCTGGCACCGGGTGCCGGCGTGTGTTCCCAGGAGGAAGGAAACATCTCAGCAGCACGGCAGGTACCGCGGGTGCCTCCCTGCGCTGGATGCAGCACAGGGGGGGCCTCCCCAAGCAGCACTTTGGTTACCCCACCCTCTCCGTGGACGTGCCCTAAATAATGCCCACACCAAGGGACCAGCAGGACCTACAAGCCGTGCCAGGAACCCACACCAACAAGGGAATCCCAGCCCCAACGAGGACCCTCGGTGTCCCCACTCTTGTCACCAGCACCGGGAACTATACCCACGCTTCCACAAGGTCCAACCaagagaaggcagcaggcagaTAAGCCTGAGCATGGAGCCCAGCAGCCCTGTGTCCACCAGCCACCACGGAGCACAGTGCCAACAGATCCCAAAcaacccccacccccctcccgCGGCAGCATCCAGACCCCCATCCTACCTTTCCCGAGGGCTTGTGCCCTTCCCAGCTCCGGCTGTCCAAAGACGGGGGCACCTGGTAGATGTCTTGAGCCTGGCCCACCGAGGGAGGGACCTGGTATATATCCTGGggggggctggcagagcccacGGGGTACGCGTCCGCCGCCTGGCTCAGGGACGGGGGCACCTGGTAGATCtcctgcccggggctggggaaggcGTGGGGCGGCGTCTGCTTCGGGTAGGCGGGCGACTGCTTAGCCGGGGCCGGGGGAAACTGTCCGGTGGGCGCCGAGCCCGGGTAGAGGCCCTGCTGTCCCTTGCTAGGGACCGGCATCAGGTAGACGTTGTCCCCTTGGGGCGCGTAGGCAGGGTGCATGGGGGTGTACTGCGAGGCAGGCGACAGCGGGACGTAGCCCCCTTGGTGGTGGTAAGGCAGGGCGGGCTGCGGCACCGGGGGCTGCGGCGGTGCCTGTCCTTGCCCCGTGCCGGccgcttgctgctgctgctgctgctgcttcttgtcGTACATGCCCACCAGGATCTTGAGGCGGTTCCCCGGCACGATGCCCTGACGGCCGTGGAGGGAGCAGAGCCACCAGCCGTCCAGCCCCTGCGTGTTGCGCTCCAGCACCGTCATGATGTCGCCCTTGCGGAAGGAGAGCTCGTCCGGGGACTCGGCCACATTGTCGTACAGCGCCTTGGCCAGCACGTTCTGCAAGAGAGCCCCGCGCCGGGGGGGTGAGCCGGCACCGCCGCGAGCCGCGGAGGGCAGGTCGGGAGTCATCCCGGGATCTCAAAGCCTTCCCGGCTCTGCCACTGCCTCTCCTGCTCCCACCCTTGGGTGCTGGGACGGAGAAGGGGCGCCCAAGCACCCAACGCGCGCCGGGGACCGAACCCCGAGGCTCTCCCGCGTCCCCCTCGCGCTGCTCGCCCTCCTCCAGCCGCCGCTTCCTCCCCACTCAAGTTCAACCCATCCTTCCCGGAGGTGGTGCTAGGAAGGGGCCGGACCCTTGTGCGTCCTGGTTTCGGGGAcctcctctgcctttccctccccttcccgcCGGGGAGGAAGTGCCAGGGCGGTGACTCAGCCAGAGCCGGAGAATTCCCCACCGGCTGCCGAGCGAGCGGAGGGCACGCGAGCACTGCGGCCCCCGGCACACGCAGCCGGGGCTCGTCCCTTGCTCCTGGCACGCAGCtcccggcgctgcccggccccgtgGCACACATCGGGGGTGCCACGACCACGGCGCGGGCGCACCTGCGGGGCTGGTGGCCGGGCTGGGAGGCTCCTTGCTGCGGCCTCCTCGGGGAAAGCGAGGCCGGGAACAGAGAAGGGGGCTTCTTGCCACCAGCCCGCGGCCTCGAGCCCGCTTAGGGCTAGGGGAACCGAGGCACGGGGTGGGGAGAGCCGCTGCAGCCAGCCCCCGCGGCACCTCCGCCCGCCTCGTCCGAGTCACAGCCAAGAGCGAGGCCGCCCCTCCTCGAGGGGAACCCCCCGGCCGTGTCCCCAAATCCCCCCTCGCCGTGGGGACCAAGCACCAGCTCCGCCACCGCTGTCCCCCCGGCACGGGGGACGAGCCGAGCCCTGGCTCGGCCTCAACACCCTCCAGCGCCCCAGAACCTCTGCCAGCCCCGCCGGGCGACCGGGGGCCGTCGGGGCAGCGTCAGGCCGAGCGCCGCCGGGTGCCACCGCCCGAGCCCGGccgccctcctccctccctgggcGTCGGGGCCAGGCCCAGCGCTCGAGCCCCGGCCCTGACGGGCGGCGCGGGGCGTCGGGAGCCCGGATCCCCGCGGCCTTCGGGGCGCAGGCGGGCGCCGGGCCCGGGAGTCCGGGGGTCCCGAGGGGCTCACACCgagcgggcagggccgggggggggccgcgcTGTGCCCCCgctctccccccctcccacccccccaccGCCTCCCCACCGCCCCGGGCCcgagcagggagagcaggggaaagggggggaaagggCCGGGGGTCGCTCACCAGGTAGTTCATCTTCCCCGCTCCCCGCGGCGCTGCGGCGGCACaaagcggcggggccggggccggcggcggggccctaGCGCGGAGCAgcggcgggccggggccggggccggggccggggccgaaGCCGAGGCCGAGGCCGAGGCCGGGGCCTGTCTGTGGCGGTGGGTCGGGCGGCGCTGCGGCggcggtggtggcggcggcggcggccccgccggAGGGATCATTCCAGCGCCGTGCCAGCCCGGGCCcggcggccccgctccgcccaTGGGCTGCGCCCGCTCCGGCGGGGGGCGGCGCTCAGGCGGCCGCggagggagggagcgggggGAGGCCGCGGGGGGAACGGCACCGCCGCGGGACGGGGGTCGGGATCCCCGCTGGCTTTGGGCTGCCCGCTGGATTTGGGTTCCCCCGTTGGGGTTTGGGCTCCCCCGTTGGGTTTTGGGCTCCCCCGCTGGGTTTGGGCTCCCCGTTGGGGTTTGGGTTCCCCGTTGGGGTTTGGGCTCCCTGTTCGGTTATGGGCTCCCCCGTTGGGTTTGGGCTCCCCGTTGGTTTTTGGGCTCCCTGTTCGGTTTTGGGCTCCCCgctgggtttgggttttggggTCGGGCTCTGAGGGGCCAGCTCGAGGCGCGTCGAGCGTGCATCAGCGGCTGTTGGCGATGGCGCCTCGCCTCCGCGCGTGGCTCCTCCCGCCCCACACGAGGCGCTGCCCGCCGAGGCCATCCCGGCTGGAAGCTTCGGCGCGATAACCCCGGTGGTGGCGGGGGCTGTGGTCGAGCCCGCAGACCACAGCCGGAGGTCGGCGGCTTCCTCCTGGCGGGGCCGGCGGCTCGCAGCGCTTGGCATCCCCGAAGCTGAGGCTGCCTGCGGAAGGCACCGAGGGGTGCTGAGCGCCCTGCCCTCCCGGGATGCTCGGTGTCACCCTTGGGgacaccctgccctgcccgcggTGGCCCCGTCCCAGCCAGTGCCCGGAGCAGGATGCTCACGGTGCAGCACGGGCGCTTAAAAGCAGGCAggaatttttaatttcccctcCCTGTGGCAATGCTCAGATCAAAGCGGCCCGTGCCGGTATTTGATCCCGGCCATTTTTGTTGCTTCGGAGCCAAAATCGCTGCTCGCATCTGGGGAGCGCCCCAAGCTGGCAAAGGCTCCTGCAAGCCCCGTGCCTCTGCCGGGGAAGCACCCGGGGGGCCACAGGCACGGGCAGgttccttctgcttctcccacctcaaagaaaattaaatgctaaaaggaaaatttaaaaatgcagcattctGGGGGCCCTGGGGTTGCGCGGAGCTGATGCAGCTCATCCCGCGCTGCCGGCGGTGGGTTTTGGCAAGGGGCAGAGCTGCACCAGCACCGTGCCTGGCCTGGGGGGGATTTaacctcccctgccctgctcagcaccccaaATTCATGTCCTGCGGCTGGGGGACGTCGGCCCCAAAGGGAGCGACCGGGGGCACCTGGCTTTGGTGCAGCCCACCCCGGCAGGCACCTGAACATGGGCCGGGCGTTTCGGGAGGGGGGGATGCTGCGTTGCCCCAGCGACAGTTGCTATGGAAAAAGCTCAGCGGCGAAATTTCCAGCCATTTTCGTGCGGCCGTCGTCATTTCTGGGAGTCCCCCGCATCcggaggggcaggcagggccgGCTCCACGCGGAGCAAGCTGCCACGGTACTCACAGGGTTTTCCTGCTGTGCCTTTTCCCTCTGGGTCCTGGCATGGGAAGGTGTTGGAAGACCCCAGATTTTGGTGTCACCCGCATGGGGCCAAGAAGAGCAGGGCCAGGCCAAGGAGATGTTTTGGCGAGCCCAGCCTTTACCCAAGCCGGGGCATGGGCCCAGGGGAGCAGGACATTGAGGAAGGGGTGGCACTGGGACGCTCACGGGGCTCCTGGAGCCGTCCCCAGCGGGACCAGAGGCGTTTGGTTGCTTACACGCGGCTCCGT is drawn from Oxyura jamaicensis isolate SHBP4307 breed ruddy duck chromosome 11, BPBGC_Ojam_1.0, whole genome shotgun sequence and contains these coding sequences:
- the LOC118172864 gene encoding breast cancer anti-estrogen resistance protein 1-like, which gives rise to MNYLNVLAKALYDNVAESPDELSFRKGDIMTVLERNTQGLDGWWLCSLHGRQGIVPGNRLKILVGMYDKKQQQQQQQAAGTGQGQAPPQPPVPQPALPYHHQGGYVPLSPASQYTPMHPAYAPQGDNVYLMPVPSKGQQGLYPGSAPTGQFPPAPAKQSPAYPKQTPPHAFPSPGQEIYQVPPSLSQAADAYPVGSASPPQDIYQVPPSVGQAQDIYQVPPSLDSRSWEGHKPSGKVLLVPWCGHYLGHVHGEASPFWQAVL